The Halomicronema hongdechloris C2206 genome includes a window with the following:
- the hpsU gene encoding hormogonium polysaccharide biosynthesis acetyltransferase HpsU codes for MSQRPHSLADFDPAIGLGPPAQVDLGRYDQSWFELGRPRWVMLLWWLLQAIVFPLTPHHGHGPRRALLRLFGARIGRGVMIRPTARFTYPWKVAIGDYSWIGDDVVFYSLDHIQVGCHCVISQESYLCTGSHDFQDPTFNLRTEPIFIENGVWVAADCFIGPGVCIGANTVVGVRSSVFNDLPAGQICWGTPCRPHRPREVRASTRE; via the coding sequence ATGTCCCAGCGTCCTCATTCCCTAGCTGATTTCGACCCTGCTATTGGTCTCGGGCCTCCTGCCCAAGTCGATCTGGGCCGCTACGATCAGTCCTGGTTTGAGCTGGGACGTCCCCGCTGGGTGATGTTGCTGTGGTGGCTACTGCAGGCCATCGTCTTTCCCCTAACCCCTCACCATGGCCATGGTCCTCGCCGGGCCCTGCTGCGACTATTCGGGGCTCGCATTGGCCGAGGCGTGATGATTCGCCCCACCGCCCGCTTCACCTACCCCTGGAAAGTGGCCATCGGTGATTACAGTTGGATCGGCGACGATGTAGTGTTCTATAGCCTCGACCACATTCAGGTGGGCTGCCACTGTGTGATCTCCCAGGAAAGCTACCTCTGCACCGGCAGCCATGACTTTCAAGACCCGACGTTTAATCTCCGGACAGAGCCAATTTTCATCGAAAACGGAGTATGGGTGGCGGCTGACTGCTTCATCGGCCCCGGCGTATGTATTGGCGCCAACACAGTGGTGGGAGTACGCAGCAGTGTATTCAACGATCTACCAGCGGGTCAGATTTGTTGGGGAACTCCTTGCCGACCTCACCGTCCGAGAGAGGTAAGGGCGTCTACCAGAGAATAA